The Leguminivora glycinivorella isolate SPB_JAAS2020 chromosome 1, LegGlyc_1.1, whole genome shotgun sequence genome includes a region encoding these proteins:
- the LOC125228834 gene encoding barrier-to-autointegration factor translates to MSSTSQKHRNFVAEPMGEKPVTDLAGVGEVLGRRLETAGFDKAYVVLGQFLVLKKDKELFQEWMKETCSANSKQSADCYQCLQEWCDEFL, encoded by the exons ATGTCTAGCACATCACAAAAGCATCGAAACTTCGTGGCTGAGCCCATGGGGGAGAAGCCAGTTACAGATTTAGCCGGCGTGGGGGAAGTCTTAGGGCGCAGGCTCGAAACTGCAGGTTTTGACAAG GCCTATGTTGTATTGGGCCAATTTTTGGTTCTGAAGAAGGATAAAGAGCTGTTTCAAGAGTGGATGAAAGAGACCTGCAGCGCTAACTCAAAACAATCCGCAGACTGTTACCAGTGCTTACAAGAGTGGTGTGATGAATTTTTGTAA
- the LOC125226475 gene encoding syntaxin-5: MLPRRRNVGGVSVTTSDETPLLENELNSYSKFDKKGSKYLQTEKAGSYPFIAPKQGSAFEESDFVFDFLEEPIFEPVMAARDRTNEFASTVRSLQGRTLARPVVRDERKAAVLETYSQFMSMAKVISKNITATYAKLEKLALLAKKKSLFDDRPTEIQELTYIIKGDLGALNQQIARLGDMPRGRRSMHNHSSSVVLALQSRLASMSNQFKQVLEVRSENLKHQNNRREQFSRVGPVVKEVPSLLQQQDEVSIDLGDTSGLQMQTQQLAIRDDTDTYVQQRAETMHNIESTIVELGGIFQQLAHMVKEQDEAIGRIDANIQEAEMNVEAGHREIMKYFQNITGNRALMFKIFGVLIFFFIFFVVVMA, encoded by the exons ATGCTTCCTCGGCGTCGTAATGTAGGAGGTGTGTCAGTGACTACCTCCGATGAGACACCACTATTGGAAAATGAATTAAATTCTTACAGTAAATTTGATAAGAAGGGATCTAAGTATCTGCAGACAGAGAAGGCAGGATCCTATCCGTTTATAGCCCCCAAACAAGGAAGTGCATTTGAAGAATCAGACTTTGTTTTCGACTTTCTCGAAGAGCCTATATTTGAACCAGTCATGGCAGCAAGAGATAGGACTAACGAGTTTGCGTCAACCGTGCGGAGTCTTCAAGGCCGAACTCTAGCCAGGCCAGTTGTTCGTGATGAACGTAAAGCTGCTGTACTCGAGACCTATTCACAATTCATGTCAATGGCCAaagttattagtaaaaacattacAGCAACATATGCTAAACTGGAAAAATTAGCCTTGT TGGCCAAGAAGAAGTCCTTGTTTGATGACCGTCCTACAGAAATTCAAGAGTTGACATATATAATCAAGGGAGACTTGGGTGCACTTAATCAGCAGATAGCCCGGCTTGGTGACATGCCTCGTGGCCGCCGTAGTATGCACAACCATTCTTCCAGTGTGGTGCTAGCTCTGCAATCTCGACTGGCTTCTATGAGCAACCAGTTTAAGCAG GTTCTTGAAGTGAGATCAGAAAATTTAAAACACCAAAACAATAGAAGAGAACAGTTCTCAAGGGTGGGCCCCGTGGTCAAAGAAGTCCCATCTTTACTACAGCAACAGGATGAGGTCAGCATAGACCTGGGAGACACTTCAGGTCTCCAAATGCAGACCCAGCAGTTAGCTATAAGAGATGACACTGATACCTATGTGCAGCAGAGAGCAGAGACTATGCATAACATTGAAAGCACCATAGTGGAACTTGGAGGCATATTCCAACAATTAGCTCACATGGTGAAGGAGCAAGATGAGGCAATTGGGAGAATTGATGCCAACATACAAGAAGCTGAGATGAATGTAGAAGCAGGTCACAgagaaataatgaaatatttcCAAAATATTACTGGCAACAGAGCattaatgtttaaaatttttggtgttttaatatttttctttattttctttGTTGTTGTTATGGCTTAA